One genomic segment of Burkholderia multivorans ATCC BAA-247 includes these proteins:
- a CDS encoding chemotaxis protein CheW yields MTRAESQSGAHALFLMFELDGERYALDAAGIDAVLPLATAKAVPGAPDWIAGLLIHDGEPVPVIDVPMLALGRRAHALRSTRLVMVRYRGAAADGGRRVGLIVERATQTMRIDRAAFRASGMATPRTRWLGSVASTRDGIVQLVSVADLLDDVARLHLFDGLSGREGDSA; encoded by the coding sequence GTGACGCGCGCGGAATCGCAGAGCGGCGCACACGCGCTGTTCCTGATGTTCGAGCTCGACGGCGAACGCTACGCGCTCGACGCGGCCGGCATCGACGCGGTGCTGCCGCTCGCGACCGCGAAGGCCGTACCGGGCGCGCCGGACTGGATCGCCGGGCTGCTGATCCACGACGGCGAGCCGGTGCCGGTGATCGACGTGCCGATGCTCGCGCTCGGGCGGCGCGCGCATGCGCTGCGCTCGACGCGGCTCGTGATGGTCCGCTATCGCGGCGCGGCGGCCGATGGCGGGCGCCGCGTCGGGCTGATCGTCGAGCGCGCGACGCAGACGATGCGGATCGACCGCGCGGCGTTTCGCGCCAGCGGCATGGCGACGCCGCGCACGCGCTGGCTCGGCAGCGTCGCGAGCACGCGCGACGGCATCGTGCAGCTCGTGTCCGTCGCCGATCTGCTCGACGACGTCGCGCGCCTGCATCTGTTCGACGGCCTGTCGGGCCGCGAGGGGGACTCCGCATGA
- a CDS encoding methyl-accepting chemotaxis protein: MATVTPRATNESLPPTIGAVRLTLGNRILLSFGVLFVLMLVTAGVSYERLRAINTEAVSIERDSLPGVYLAASLRGSVNETFMALQQATFVDTDSESVHRDLARVADATKQIDTLSADYQATTFRDDDRARFVTFRAAYDRYLPLLNDAAQKSRLSRDDAVAAYAKVLPAWTETVRYANTLVQENRKFADESAKQIRNSVQDTEIVLAAALGIVLLSALALGYGLYRTITVPMARLVEVHDVMRTGNLTQRLNLKRRDEFGTLETGFNRMADELTELVARAQQSSLQVTTSVAEIAATSREQQATANETAATTTEIGATSREIFATSRDLLRTMNEVAGVAEQSATLAGVSQSGLTRMGETMRSVMDAAGSVNAKLAILNEKALNINQVVATITKVADQTNLLSLNAAIEAEKAGEYGRGFAVVATEIRRLADQTAVATYDIEQTVKEIQSAVSAGVMGMDKFSEEVRRGMLDVQQVGGQLSQIIAEVQTLAPRFQMVNEGMQTQANGAEQITQALSQLSEAAQQTAESLRQSSQAIDDLTLVANQLRTSVSRFKVDA, from the coding sequence ATGGCCACCGTGACGCCCCGCGCGACCAATGAAAGCCTGCCCCCGACGATCGGCGCCGTGCGGCTGACGCTCGGCAACCGCATCCTGCTCAGCTTCGGCGTGCTGTTCGTGCTGATGCTCGTGACTGCCGGCGTGTCTTACGAGCGCCTGCGCGCGATCAACACGGAAGCCGTCAGCATCGAGCGCGACTCGCTGCCCGGCGTCTATCTCGCGGCGTCGCTGCGCGGCTCCGTCAACGAGACGTTCATGGCGCTGCAGCAGGCGACCTTCGTCGATACGGATAGCGAATCCGTGCATCGCGATCTCGCGCGCGTCGCCGACGCGACGAAGCAGATCGACACGCTGTCGGCCGACTATCAGGCCACGACGTTCCGCGACGACGATCGCGCGCGCTTCGTCACCTTCCGCGCGGCGTACGACCGTTATCTGCCGCTGCTGAACGACGCCGCGCAGAAAAGCCGGCTGTCGCGCGACGATGCGGTCGCCGCCTACGCGAAGGTGCTGCCGGCATGGACGGAGACGGTCCGCTACGCCAATACGCTCGTGCAGGAGAACCGCAAGTTCGCGGACGAATCGGCCAAGCAGATCCGCAACTCGGTGCAGGACACCGAGATCGTGCTCGCGGCCGCGCTCGGGATCGTGCTGCTGTCCGCGCTCGCGCTCGGCTACGGCCTGTACCGGACGATCACCGTGCCGATGGCGCGGCTCGTCGAGGTGCACGACGTGATGCGCACCGGCAATCTGACGCAGCGCCTGAACCTGAAGCGGCGCGACGAGTTCGGCACGCTCGAGACCGGTTTCAACCGGATGGCGGACGAGCTGACGGAGCTCGTCGCGCGCGCGCAGCAGTCGTCGCTGCAGGTGACGACGTCGGTGGCCGAGATCGCCGCGACGTCGCGCGAGCAGCAGGCGACCGCGAACGAGACGGCAGCGACCACGACCGAGATCGGCGCGACGTCGCGCGAGATCTTCGCGACGTCGCGCGATCTGCTGCGCACGATGAACGAAGTGGCCGGCGTCGCCGAGCAGTCGGCGACGCTCGCGGGCGTGAGCCAGAGCGGGCTCACGCGGATGGGCGAGACGATGCGCAGCGTGATGGACGCGGCCGGCTCGGTGAACGCGAAGCTCGCGATCCTCAACGAGAAGGCGCTCAACATCAACCAGGTCGTCGCGACGATCACCAAGGTCGCCGATCAGACGAACCTGCTGTCGCTGAACGCGGCGATCGAAGCGGAGAAGGCCGGCGAATACGGGCGCGGCTTCGCGGTCGTCGCGACCGAGATTCGGCGCCTGGCCGACCAGACCGCGGTCGCGACCTACGACATCGAGCAGACGGTGAAGGAAATCCAGTCGGCGGTGTCGGCCGGCGTGATGGGGATGGACAAGTTCTCCGAAGAAGTGCGGCGCGGGATGCTCGACGTGCAGCAGGTCGGCGGACAGCTGTCGCAGATCATCGCCGAAGTGCAGACGCTCGCGCCGCGCTTCCAGATGGTCAACGAAGGCATGCAGACGCAGGCGAACGGCGCCGAGCAGATCACGCAGGCGCTGTCGCAGCTGTCGGAGGCCGCGCAGCAGACGGCCGAGTCGCTGCGTCAGTCGTCGCAGGCGATCGACGACCTGACGCTCGTCGCAAACCAGCTGCGCACGAGCGTGTCGCGCTTCAAGGTCGACGCGTGA
- a CDS encoding hybrid sensor histidine kinase/response regulator, with product MKESIGDSAFETVFMKESSGESASDCLQSGLSVLLVDDQPFVGEVIRRALRSEHDIDLHVCTDAHRALTVARDVKPTVILQDLVMPEIDGLDLVRAWRADADTARVPIIVLSAKEEPIVKREAFIAGANDYLVKLPDAMELTARIRYHSNSYLMSRQRDEALDFLSHDMRSPQTSILALLDVYRAEHGDMPAIMERIAGHARRALALADGFIHLTRAQSERRAHELVSLNEIVLDAADQLWEKANGFGSRVVAHVPDTDCVTMGDRMMLTRAVANLIDNALKYGPAGTDVHCTLAADDGAWLIGVEDAGRGIAPEQRAAATESFVRLESAHGAARSGFGLGLAFVRATAARHRGQILMRNSARGFMVALRLPAQAQR from the coding sequence ATGAAAGAATCGATTGGAGATTCGGCATTTGAAACGGTATTTATGAAAGAATCGAGCGGTGAAAGCGCGTCGGATTGTCTCCAATCCGGTTTATCGGTGCTGCTCGTCGACGATCAGCCGTTCGTCGGCGAGGTGATCCGTCGCGCGCTGCGCAGCGAACACGACATCGACCTGCATGTGTGCACCGACGCGCACCGGGCACTGACGGTCGCGCGCGACGTGAAACCCACGGTGATCCTGCAGGATCTCGTGATGCCCGAGATCGACGGGCTCGATCTCGTGCGCGCGTGGCGCGCGGACGCCGACACGGCGCGCGTGCCGATCATCGTGCTGTCGGCGAAGGAGGAGCCGATCGTCAAGCGCGAAGCGTTCATCGCCGGCGCGAACGACTATCTGGTGAAGCTGCCGGACGCGATGGAGCTGACGGCGCGGATCCGCTATCACTCGAATTCATACCTGATGTCGCGGCAGCGCGACGAGGCGCTCGACTTTCTGTCGCACGACATGCGCTCGCCGCAGACCTCGATTCTGGCGCTGCTCGACGTCTATCGCGCCGAGCACGGCGACATGCCGGCGATCATGGAACGCATTGCCGGCCATGCGCGGCGTGCGCTCGCGCTCGCCGACGGCTTCATTCATCTGACGCGTGCGCAGTCGGAACGGCGCGCGCACGAACTCGTGAGCCTCAACGAGATCGTGCTCGATGCGGCCGACCAGTTGTGGGAGAAGGCGAACGGCTTCGGCAGCCGCGTCGTCGCGCACGTGCCCGACACGGATTGCGTGACGATGGGCGATCGCATGATGCTGACGCGCGCGGTCGCGAACCTGATCGACAACGCGCTGAAATACGGTCCGGCCGGCACCGACGTGCACTGCACGCTCGCGGCCGACGACGGCGCGTGGCTGATCGGCGTCGAGGACGCCGGCCGCGGCATCGCGCCCGAGCAGCGCGCGGCCGCGACCGAGTCGTTCGTGCGGCTCGAATCTGCGCACGGCGCCGCGCGCAGCGGATTCGGGCTCGGGCTCGCGTTCGTGCGCGCGACCGCCGCGCGGCATCGCGGCCAGATCCTGATGCGCAATTCGGCGCGCGGCTTCATGGTCGCGCTGCGCCTGCCTGCGCAAGCGCAGCGGTGA
- a CDS encoding chemotaxis protein CheW, translated as MNRDAAATDDTTIDVDDCWNRIGTLGDRSCERLADCLRCLNCPVYAYHAAKLLERPLGRAEMAEAAQRMRASDVAHAPRDGADTRDAALAFRVADEWLALPIRVLREIAGTRPIHSLPHRRHPAVRGVVNVRGTLRIAISIGALLGLDAGGAERSRGDGRTDGRTDGRTDGRFTRLLVAAHHGEPVVFPVDEVEGVLRFGASDWVPVPATVGRASAGLSRGVLSWRGKSVGLLDDDRLFDAVTRSMR; from the coding sequence ATGAACCGCGACGCCGCTGCCACTGACGACACGACGATCGACGTCGACGATTGCTGGAACCGGATCGGCACGCTCGGCGATCGCTCGTGCGAGCGGCTCGCCGACTGCCTGCGTTGCCTGAACTGTCCGGTCTACGCGTATCACGCGGCGAAACTGCTCGAGCGTCCGCTCGGCCGCGCGGAGATGGCCGAGGCCGCGCAGCGGATGCGCGCGTCCGACGTCGCGCATGCGCCGCGCGACGGCGCCGACACGCGCGACGCGGCGCTCGCGTTTCGCGTCGCCGACGAATGGCTCGCGCTGCCGATTCGCGTGCTGCGCGAGATCGCCGGCACGCGGCCGATCCATTCGCTGCCGCACCGCCGTCATCCGGCCGTGCGCGGCGTCGTGAACGTTCGCGGCACGCTGCGCATCGCGATCTCGATCGGCGCGCTGCTCGGCCTCGATGCCGGCGGCGCCGAGCGCAGCCGCGGCGACGGCCGTACCGATGGCCGCACCGACGGCCGCACCGATGGGCGCTTTACGCGGCTGCTCGTCGCCGCGCATCACGGCGAGCCGGTCGTATTCCCGGTCGACGAAGTCGAAGGCGTGCTGCGCTTCGGCGCATCGGACTGGGTGCCCGTACCGGCGACGGTCGGCCGCGCGAGCGCGGGCCTGTCGCGCGGCGTGCTGTCGTGGCGCGGCAAGTCCGTCGGCCTGCTCGACGACGATCGGCTGTTCGACGCCGTCACGCGGAGCATGCGATGA
- a CDS encoding CheR family methyltransferase — MRDFDSRFRGWLLRETGIDPDSLGNDFLIRAVTERVHALLAADGERLPSSVRPPVTPEALDAYWQRLNGCADERRALIELFVVPETWFFRDREAFATVARLAVQRVAASPSRVVRVLSAPCSTGEEPYSVAMALLDAGLEPDDFAIDAIDLSARAIEHARAGSYGRNAFRGTSTDFRARYFTPAADGWLLDERVRACVQFRQANLVEPLTDTGIRYDFVFCRNVLIYFDREVQDRVIRSLDACMTEDGMLFVGPAETGVAMRHGMRSARIPLAFAFHRERSGAAADGCATRRTMPMPAAAPYRRAERFAPAPSAWSEPAPLAFAAPAVPIGGLAAVHAVDVDTAMADGPAVARPRAADLPAPARPVAAMPVTDTPADDAHTPTLEDAQALANAGAFDEAERVLAQFSARVGPHADAFYLLGLIADARGRAADASDFYRKALYLRPTHHEALTHLATLLDAGGDRAGAQWLLERARRSAG, encoded by the coding sequence ATGAGAGATTTCGATTCGCGCTTTCGCGGCTGGCTGCTGCGCGAGACGGGCATCGACCCCGATTCGCTCGGCAACGACTTCCTGATCCGCGCCGTGACCGAGCGCGTGCACGCATTGCTGGCGGCGGACGGCGAACGGCTGCCGTCGTCGGTGCGGCCGCCCGTGACGCCCGAGGCGCTTGACGCGTACTGGCAGCGGCTCAACGGCTGCGCCGACGAGCGGCGCGCGCTGATCGAGCTGTTCGTCGTGCCGGAGACGTGGTTCTTCCGCGATCGCGAGGCGTTCGCGACCGTCGCGCGGCTCGCGGTGCAGCGCGTCGCCGCGTCGCCGTCGCGCGTCGTGCGCGTGTTGAGCGCGCCGTGCTCGACCGGCGAGGAACCGTATTCGGTCGCGATGGCGCTGCTCGACGCTGGCCTCGAACCCGACGACTTCGCGATCGACGCGATCGATCTGAGCGCGCGTGCGATCGAGCATGCGCGCGCCGGCAGCTATGGCCGCAACGCGTTTCGCGGCACGTCGACCGACTTCCGTGCGCGCTATTTCACGCCGGCCGCGGACGGCTGGCTGCTCGACGAGCGCGTGCGCGCGTGCGTGCAGTTTCGTCAGGCCAATCTCGTCGAGCCGTTGACGGACACCGGCATCCGCTACGACTTCGTGTTCTGCCGCAACGTGCTGATCTATTTCGATCGCGAGGTGCAGGATCGGGTGATCCGTTCGCTCGACGCGTGCATGACCGAGGACGGGATGCTGTTCGTCGGGCCTGCCGAAACGGGCGTCGCGATGCGGCACGGCATGCGTTCCGCGCGGATTCCGCTCGCGTTCGCGTTTCATCGCGAACGTTCGGGCGCCGCCGCGGACGGCTGCGCAACGCGGCGCACAATGCCGATGCCGGCGGCCGCGCCGTATCGCCGCGCGGAGCGTTTTGCACCCGCGCCGTCCGCCTGGAGCGAGCCGGCGCCGCTCGCGTTCGCGGCGCCGGCCGTACCGATCGGCGGCTTGGCGGCCGTACATGCGGTCGATGTCGACACGGCGATGGCGGACGGGCCGGCCGTCGCCCGCCCGCGCGCGGCGGACTTGCCCGCGCCGGCGCGGCCGGTTGCGGCGATGCCCGTGACCGACACGCCGGCCGACGACGCGCACACGCCGACGCTCGAGGATGCGCAGGCGCTCGCGAATGCGGGCGCGTTCGACGAGGCCGAGCGCGTGCTCGCGCAGTTTTCCGCGCGCGTCGGCCCGCATGCGGACGCGTTCTACCTGCTCGGGCTGATCGCCGACGCGCGCGGCCGCGCGGCCGACGCGAGCGACTTCTACCGGAAGGCGCTGTATCTGAGGCCGACGCATCACGAGGCGCTGACGCATCTCGCGACGCTGCTCGACGCGGGCGGCGATCGCGCCGGCGCGCAATGGCTGCTCGAGCGCGCGCGGCGCTCGGCCGGCTAA